In Zea mays cultivar B73 chromosome 7, Zm-B73-REFERENCE-NAM-5.0, whole genome shotgun sequence, the following proteins share a genomic window:
- the LOC100191895 gene encoding Aspartyl protease family protein At5g10770-like precursor, which translates to MAWGACTAVAAALLLLLLLAAAAAGGNGGVHCLDLDLEEGRRHHLSRRALQGRQRRHHLRSRAVGGATVLELRHHSFSPAPANSREEEADALLSTDAARVSSLQGRIEHYRLTTTSSSAEVAVTASKAQVPVSSGARLRTLNYVATVGLGGGEATVIVDTASELTWVQCAPCESCHDQQGPLFDPSSSPSYAAVPCDSPSCDALQQQLATGAGAGAPPCDAGRPAACSYALSYRDGSYSRGVLAHDRLSLAGEVIDGFVFGCGTSNQGPPFGGTSGLMGLGRSQLSLVSQTVDQFGGVFSYCLPLSRESDASGSLVLGDDPSAYRNSTPVVYTSMVSNSDPLLQGPFYLVNLTGITVGGQEVESTGFSARAIVDSGTVITSLVPSVYNAVRAEFMSQLAEYPQAPGFSILDTCFNMTGLKEVQVPSLTLVFDGGAEVEVDSGGVLYFVSSDSSQVCLAVASLKSEDETSIIGNYQQKNLRVVFDTSASQVGFAQETCGYI; encoded by the exons ATGGCATGGGGAGCTTGCACTGCTGTGGCAGCTGCTCTCCTGCTGCTCctcctcctcgccgccgccgcagcAGGTGGTAATGGCGGCGTGCATTGCCTTGACCTTGACCTTGAGGAGGGGAGGCGGCACCACCTGAGCAGGAGAGCCTTGCAAGGGAGGCAGAGGCGGCACCACCTGAGGTCGA GGGCGGTGGGTGGCGCCACGGTGCTCGAGCTGAGGCACCACAGCTTCAGCCCTGCGCCGGCCAACAGCAGGGAGGAGGAGGCGGACGCTCTCCTGTCCACCGACGCCGCGCGCGTCTCGTCGCTGCAAGGGCGCATAGAGCACTACCGGCTGACGACGACCAGCTCGTCGGCCGAGGTGGCGGTGACGGCGTCCAAGGCGCAGGTGCCCGTCAGCTCGGGCGCGAGGCTCCGGACGCTGAACTACGTGGCCACCGTGGGGCTGGGCGGCGGCGAGGCGACGGTGATCGTGGACACGGCCAGCGAGCTGACGTGGGTGCAGTGCGCGCCGTGCGAGTCGTGCCACGACCAGCAGGGCCCGCTGTTCGACCCGTCCTCGTCGCCGTCCTACGCCGCGGTGCCGTGCGACTCCCCCTCCTGCGACGCGCTGCAGCAGCAGCTGGccacgggcgcgggcgcgggcgcgccgcCGTGCGACGCCGGGCGGCCGGCGGCCTGCAGCTACGCGCTCAGCTACCGCGACGGCTCCTACTCCCGCGGCGTGCTGGCGCACGACAGGCTGAGCCTGGCCGGGGAGGTCATCGACGGCTTCGTGTTCGGGTGCGGCACCAGCAACCAGGGCCCGCCGTTCGGCGGCACGTCGGGCCTCATGGGGCTCGGCCGCAGCCAGCTCTCGCTCGTGTCGCAGACCGTGGACCAGTTCGGCGGCGTGTTCTCCTACTGCCTCCCGCTCAGCAGGGAGTCCGACGCGTCGGGCTCGCTGGTGCTGGGCGACGACCCGTCGGCGTACCGCAACTCGACCCCGGTCGTGTACACCTCGATGGTGTCCAACTCCGACCCGCTGCTCCAGGGGCCCTTCTACCTGGTGAACCTGACCGGGATCACGGTCGGCGGCCAGGAGGTGGAGTCCACGGGCTTCTCGGCCAGGGCGATCGTCGACTCGGGCACCGTGATCACCAGCCTCGTGCCGTCGGTCTACAACGCCGTCAGGGCCGAGTTCATGAGCCAGCTCGCGGAGTACCCGCAGGCGCCAGGGTTCTCCATCCTCGACACCTGCTTCAACATGACCGGGCTCAAGGAAGTCCAGGTGCCCAGCCTGACTCTCGTGTTCGACGGCGGCGCGGAGGTGGAGGTGGACTCCGGCGGCGTGCTCTACTTCGTCAGCAGCGACTCCTCACAGGTGTGCCTGGCCGTGGCCTCCCTGAAATCCGAGGACGAGACCTCCATCATCGGCAACTACCAGCAGAAGAACCTGAGGGTCGTCTTCGACACCTCGGCGTCTCAGGTTGGTTTCGCGCAGGAGACGTGTGGTTATATTTGA
- the LOC100274282 gene encoding opaque endosperm 5 has protein sequence MPAPTAEPALPAAFLCVPSPLLSTPLPGAALSASPAPSSHHASFLPRPRGGPRALSVAISVPGPTFSVASRLHQMWGEFARFVRLHGNQIAPLGFASMGLGFGGGGGDNVGGGGGGGGGDVDGVGEVEEAAARAEAPKKVLILMSDTGGGHRASAEAIKAAFTQEFGDDYQVFVTDLWTDHTPWPFNQLPRSYSFLVKHGPLWKMTYYGTAPRVVHQPHFAATSTFIAREVAKGLMKYQPDVIISVHPLMQHVPLRILRSKGLLDKIPFATVITDLSTCHPTWFHKLVTRCYCPSTEVEKRALKAGLKPAQIKVYGLPVRPSFVKPVRPKDELRRELGMDEDLPAVLLMGGGEGMGPIEATAKALGDSLYDENLGEPTGQILVICGRNKKLVNRLQSINWKVPVQVKGFVTKMEECMGACDCIITKAGPGTIAEAMIRGLPIILNDYIAGQEAGNVPYVVENGCGKFSKSPKQIAKIVADWFGPRSDEFRVMSQNALKLARPDAVFKIVHDLHELVREKCFVPQYACAT, from the exons ATGCCCGCACCGACCGCCGAGCCGGCGCTCCCGGCGGCCTTCCTCTGCGTCCCGTCCCCGCTCCTCTCCACGCCGCTCCCCGGCGCTGCACTCTCCGCCTCCCCCGCGCCCTCCTCCCACCATGCCTCCTTCCTCCCGCGCCCGCGCGGCGGGCCCCGAGCGCTctccgtcgccatctccgtcccgGGCCCCACTTTCTCCGTGGCGTCGCGGCTCCATCAGATGTGGGGCGAGTTCGCGCGGTTCGTGCGGCTGCACGGGAACCAAATAGCGCCGCTCGGGTTCGCGTCCATGGGCCTGGGTTTCGGCGGCGGTGGCGGGGATAACGTCGGCGGTGGGGGAGGAGGGGGTGGAGGGGATGTGGATGGGGTAGGCGAGGTAGAGGAGGCCGCGGCGCGGGCCGAGGCGCCAAAGAAGGTGCTGATCCTCATGAGCGACACGGGCGGCGGTCACCGCGCGTCTGCCGAGGCCATCAAGGCTGCCTTCACCCAGGAGTTCGGCGACGACTACCAG GTATTTGTCACTGATCTGTGGACTGACCACACTCCATGGCCATTCAATCAACTGCCTAGGAGCTATAGTTTTTTGGTGAAACATGGACCCTTGTGGAAGATGACATACTATGGTACTGCACCGCGTGTAGTCCATCAGCCTCATTTTGCTGCAACATCCACATTCATAGCAAG AGAAGTGGCAAAAGGTCTAATGAAGTACCAACCAGATGTAATTATCAGTGTACACCCTTTAATGCAACATGTCCCCCTCCGAATTCTAAGATCGAAAGGTCTCTTGGATAAGATCCCATTCGCAACTGTTATCACGGATCTCAGCACTTGTCACCCAACATG GTTCCATAAGCTTGTCACTAGATGTTACTGTCCATCAACTGAGGTGGAAAAGAGAGCACTGAAAGCTGGACTGAAGCCCGCACAGATTAAAGTCTATGGCCTCCCTGTCCGGCCCTCTTTTGTCAAACCTGTTCGACCGAAG GATGAGCTGCGAAGAGAGTTAGGCATGGATGAAGATCTGCCTGCTGTTCTATTAATGGGTGGGGGTGAAGGGATGGGTCCTATTGAGGCCACTGCTAAAGCACTTGGTGATTCTCTGTATGATGAAAACCTAGGGGAACCCACTGGTCAAATACTTGTAATTTGTGGGCGTAATAAGAAGCTGGTCAATCGATTGCAATCCATAAATTGGAAAGTTCCAGTTCAG GTGAAAGGCTTTGTTACAAAGATGGAAGAATGTATGGGTGCTTGTGATTGTATCATTACAAAG GCAGGACCTGGTACAATTGCAGAGGCAATGATCCGTGGCTTACCAATTATTCTAAATGATTATATTGCTGGACAG GAAGCTGGCAATGTCCCCTACGTTGTTGAAAACGGATGTGGGAAGTTCTCGAAATCTCCAAAACAAATTGCGAAGATAGTTGCCGACTGGTTTGGCCCAAGGTCAGACGAATTCAGGGTAATGTCCCAGAATGCCCTCAAGCTAGCACGACCTGATGCTGTGTTCAAAATCGTCCACGATCTGCACGAGCTCGTCAGGGAAAAATGTTTTGTGCCCCAATATGCATGTGCAACATAA